The following is a genomic window from Staphylococcus saccharolyticus.
ATGACCTGTAGGTTCGTTTTGATGTACATTTAACATATACTCATAAGCACGTTTAATTTTTAATTCATTATCCATTTTGAATCTCTCCTTAGTATAAAAAGGCCTAGGTAATCCTAGACATATCTGCCAATCTTTTAAAACCCTTAATTCATTAACATCCAAAATGAATTATAAAATTGGAGAAAGTAATTGAGATATACCTTCTTTAAACTTGACCCAGTTACTACGTTTAGCATAACTTTCAGGGGTTAATTTAGTTGAAAGTTTCATATCATTTATAAATGCTTGTTTTAAAGAGAGTGCGACACCTTCATCATATATAAATGCATTTACTTCAAAGTTTAATGTAAAGCTACGATTATCCATATTAGCTGTACCTACACTTGCAAGTTCATCATCGATAACTAATGTCTTTGAATGAAGAAAACCGTTATCATAGTGATAAACGTTAACTCCAGCTTCAAGTAAAGAAGCAACATTCTTTAAGGTAGCCCAATAAACAAATGGATGATCAGGTAAATTTGGTACCATCACATTCACTTCTACACCACCTAGAGCAGCAATTTTGATTGAATCAAGAAATGCTTGGTCAGGAATAAAGTAGGGTGATTGAATATAGATAGACTCCTTAGCGGAGGAAATCATTTTTAAGTAGCCATATTTAATTTGTTCCCAGTCTTCATCAGGACCGCTTGATGCAATTTGAATACCTATTGTTCCACCTGAATTGACATCAGGGAAATAACGTTCATCATAAGATAAGTTATCACGTGTAGATTGTGAATTCCAATCAAGTATAAATCTTAATTGTAAAGCATTGACAGCGTCACCTTCAATACGTAAATGAGTATCACGCCAATAACCAAATTTCTTTGATTTTCCTATATACTCGTCTCCAACATTAAAACCACCTACATAGCCAATCGTACCATCAATAATGACAATCTTTCTATGGTTTCTATTATTCATTCTTAAATTAATAAGTGGTAACTTTGATGGAAAGAATGATTCAGCATGTCCGCCGCTTGCACGAAATTGCTTTAAATCCTTCTTTCTCAAATCTCTTGACCCCATGTCGTCATATAGCATTTTCACTTCAATACCTGCTTCAGCTTTCTTCTCCAATTCTGTTAGTAGCTGCTTACCAAGATCATCACTATGAAAAATATAATATTGAATATGTATGTAGTCTTTAGCATTATGTATATCTTGAATTAAATCATCAAATTTTTGTTGACCATCTGTATAAATGGTTAACTCATTATCGGTAGTTAAGAAAGCAGCATTGTTATAAAGTAACATCTGAACCATCTCTTTAAATTTGACAATTTGATGATTACCTTTTGAGAAATCTTGTTTTTTTAAAGCCTCTAATTGTTCATCAACAATCATTTCAAGACCTACTTTATCTTCTCGATCTAATTTAAAGATATGCTCTCTTTGTATTTGACGTCCTAACAATAAATACAAAATAAATCCTACTAAGGGTAGAAACACAAGTACTAATAGCCATGCCCATATGGAATTTGCTGTTCGTCTTTCCATGAAAATAATAATAAATGCAAAAACTAAATTAAGTAAAAACGCACCAATTAATATCAAATTAATAATAATATTTGAATGATGGAGCGCCATAGTAAAGACTTCTAGCATAGGGAACCCTCCTTTGTAGTTGTTCAATTTCATATTATTCTCATTTAAATCAATTTTAAATAATATTATAGCATGAAGAATGTTGAATATCATTGTCGGATTTTATTTTCTAATAAGGAATTAATTCGTTGACTTCATGGTTCGGGGATAATACGATGATGAGGAACAAAGAATAGAGGTGATTTGATGACTGAAAATGATACAGCACATCATTCAGAGCAAACTAAGGCAAATCTAAAATCACGTTTAAATCGAATTGAAGGACAAGTTCGTGCGATTAATAGAATGATTGAAGATGATGTGTATTGTGATGACGTTTTAACTCAAATAAAAGCGACACGTTCGGCTTTAAATAGCGTGGCTACAAAGTTATTAGATCATCATATGAAAAGTTGTATTATGGATAAAGTGAATAATGGAGCACAAGAAGAAGCAATGGAAGAATTATTAGTAACTTTCCAGAAATTAATCAAAGATTAAAGAAGGGGAAATAATTAAAAAAAGAAATTATTCATGTTTCAGGTATAGAAACAGGTGAACAAGAAGCACAATTGACAAAATTATTGTCTAAAATGATTGGAGTTCAATCGGTAACTGCCAATCGTAAAAGTGGAATTCGAAACTCCAACAAATTTAAATAGTATTGAAAAAGAAATTTATGATTTCGGGTATCATGTTGTTAATTAAAAAGATTAATCACAATTTATTCGGGGTATGTTTATTTGTACTTTATAAAATGTCACAGAAAAATTTACAATATTATGTAGTAAAGTAGTGCTATTTAGGGTATGATAATTTTGAAGCTACTCCAAACGAGGTGATTATAGTGAAGAGTCCGGATAAGATTCAAAACGTAGTCAAATTATTATCATCATTAGGTGTGAATATTAAAAAAACTAAATCTCGTTTAGATATTATTCAAACATTACCAACATCTAATCAAGTAAGTCACGAATTAAAATAATTTGCTAAAAAGAGAATGAGACAGAATTCGTTTCCCATCATAGTAACGAACGCTAGAATTGAAAAAGCTTGATATAATCGCATTTTCAATTCAGTCATCGTCTGCCAATATGTAAAAATACCTGAGACATTGATTGATGTCCCAGGTATTTTTTTATGTCTTAATGTCATTACTAGTTTATGTGACCATTTAATTATTTTACGATATTTTAGTTGCTTCAAGAGTTACAGGCTCTCTGTACCTCTTAGGTTCATGATAATAAATCGAAAGAATAACACCAATACCAGTCATTAAACTCCATAAAGAACTTCCTCCATAACTAATAAATGGGAGTGGAATACCAGTGATTGGTAGTAATTGAACTGTCATACCTATATTTTGTAAAACATGAAAAACTATCAACGATACATAACCGATAATAAAGACTTTGTTATATTGGCTTTCAATGATACTCGCTAAACGAATCAAATGGAAGATTAAAAATAAAAAGATGAGTATTAACACAACTGAGCCTATAAAGCCCATTTCTTCGCCAATTACAGAAAAGATAAAATCTGTATGATTCTCAGGAATATATACTTCACCATGATTATAACCTTTGCCAATTAATTGACCTGAGCCAATTGCCTTGAGTGACTCTGTAAGGTGATAACCATCACCGCTACTATATGAATAAGGATCTAACCAAGAATTAATACGTCCCATTTGATACATTTTAATGTTAAGTAAACTTTCTATAAGTGTTGGTTTGAAAATAATAGCTAGAATCACACTTGCTCCACCCACCATTGCAGCAATAAATATTGGTGCAAGAATTCGCCAAGTAATACCACTTACCAACATGATACCAGCTATAATAGCACAAATAACCAGTGTTGTACCTAAGTCATTTTGAAGTAGTATTAATGCCATTGGGATAATAGACACACCAATTATTTTGAAAAACAGCGTTAAATCAGAATGAAAAGACTTATTAAAAGTAAATTGGTTATGCTTTGATATTGTTTTTGCTAGGGCTAAAATGAGAATAATTTTCATGAATTCAGAAGGTTGAATACTAATTGAGCCGAAACTATACCAACTTTTAGCACCATTGATTACCGGTGTGATTGTTGTCTCAGGTAAAATTAGTAATCCGATAAGCAACACACAAAAGATGACATATAGCAAATATGTATTATTTTTAATCTTTTTTGGAGAAATTAACATAATTACAAATGCCACAATTGCTCCAAAAATATAATAAACAATCTGTCTGATACCAAAGTTTGCACTGTATTGTCCGCCACCCATTGCAGAACTAATCAATATCACACTGATAACTGCTAAAAGTGTAATAACCAGTACGAGTATCCAGTCGATCTTACGAAACCAATTTTTTTTTGGTTGTTGACGAGAAGAATAATTCATTCCTTACTCCTTTATATATTTTACGTAATTTTAGTTATTTTTTTAATTCATTCATAATCGCTACATTTAACGAATTAAACTTACACGAAATATCTAAGTCAATTCTACATGACTTTTTTAAAATTTGCTAGAATATCAAAATAGGATTCACTGAGTGTTATCAATTACAATTGACATTGTTATTCTGCAAATCATTATTACTAAAGTAAAAATGTCATTAAAATTTAGTTTTATACATGGATTATCGAATGCAATTGATTTTGAAAATATGATAACATTAAGTTTCAGAAGTCGTTATGTACAATTAATGGATACATAAATAGATTAATCAAACAATTATAATAAAGATAAATGGTTATAAGCCTAGTAATTGTAATGGAGGAAAACGAAATGACAAAAGAAAATATTTGTATCGTTTTTGGAGGAAAAAGTGCTGAACATGATGTGTCAATTCTTACTGCACAGAATGTCTTAAATGCAATTAATAAAGATCAATATCAAGTTGATATAATTTACATTACCAACGATGGAGATTGGAAGAAAAAAGATAATATTACCCATGAAATTACAACAACAGATGAACTGGTATTAAATGATGTAGAAGCGGGAGAAATTTCTCAATTACTAAATAAGGGTAGTTCTGGTCAACCTTATGATGCTGTATTTCCACTATTACATGGACCTAATGGTGAAGATGGTACAATCCAAGGTTTATTTGAAGTATTGGATATTCCTTATGTAGGAAATGGTGTGTTAGCTGCTTCAAGTTCAATGGATAAATTAGTAATGAAACAATTATTTGAACATAGAGGTTTACCTCAATTACCATACATTAGTTTCTTGAGAAGTGAATATGAAAAATATGAAAATAATATCATTAAACTAGTGAATGATAAATTAACTTATCCTGTATTTGTTAAGCCAGCTAATTTAGGCTCCAGTGTAGGAATTAGTAAATGTAATAATGAAGAGGAGCTTAAATCAGGAATTAAAGAGGCATTTCAATTTGATCGTAAATTAGTTATTGAGCAAGGTATCAGTGCAAGAGAAATTGAAGTAGCCGTTTTAGGTAATGATTATCCTGAAACCACTTGGCCTGGGGAAGTTGTTAAAGATATTGCGTTTTATGATTATAAGTCTAAATATAAAGACGGTAAAGTACAGTTACAAATTCCAGCTGAATTAGATCAAGATGTTCAAATGACACTAAGAAATATGGCTTTAGAAGCATTCAAGGCAACAGATTGTTCTGGGTTAGTGCGTGCAGACTTTTTTGTAACTGAAGATAATCAAATTTTTATTAACGAAACAAATGCCATGCCTGGATTTACTGCATATAGCATGTATCCAAATTTATGGGAAAATATGGGATTATCATATGCAGACCTTATCTCAAAACTGATCGAATTAGCTAAAGAGCGTCATGAAGATAAAAAGAAAAATAAATATAAAATTGATTAATAGAGGGTTTTAAATATGATAAATGTTACATTGCAACAAATTAAAAATTGGATATCATGTGAAATTGACAATCAATATTTAAATCAGAGTATTAAAGGAGTCACAATTAATTCTCGTAAAATAACCAAAGATATGCTATTTATTCCATTCAGAGGTGAGAATGTAGATGGCCATCGTTTTATTGCTCAAGCATTCAAAGAGGGTGCTGGTGCGTCATTAGCTAAAAAAGGAACGCAATTAAACCCAGACATTCAAGGACCAATTATTTGGGTTGAAGATACATTAAAGGCATTACAGAATTTAGCCAAAGCTTATCTACAACACGTGAATCCAAAAGTAATTGCTGTAACAGGTTCAAATGGTAAAACAACAACTAAGGATATGATTGAAAGTGTTTTATCAACTGAATTTAAAGTTAAAAAAACTCAAGGTAACTACAATAATGAAATTGGTATGCCACTTACTTTATTAGAACTTGATAAAGATACTGAAATTTCAATATTAGAAATGGGGATGTCTGGTTTCCATCAAATTGAACTTTTATCTAATATTGCCGAGCCCGATATTGCAGTAATTACAAATATTGGGGAATCTCACATGCAAGACTTGGGTTCACGTGAAGGAATTGCTCAAGCAAAATCTGAAATAACTATTGGTTTAAAAGATCAGGGTATTTTTATCTATGACGGTGATGAGCCATTATTGATGCCTCATGTGAAAAAAGTTCATGATGCTAAATTAATAAGTATTGGTCTAGGTAAAGATAATACTTACGTGTGCCATATTGATGATGTTGAAACAGATGGCATTGCTTTTACACTCAATAATAATGAAAGTTATATTTTACCTATTTTAGGTACGCATAATATGAAAAATGCAGCTACTGCAATAGCAATCGGTCATGAATTAGGTTTATCTTATAATACAATTAAAAATAATATAAGAAACGTTCAGTTAACTGGTATGCGTATGGAGAGACATTTAACTACTGATAATATTACTGTGATAAATGATGCCTATAATGCAAGCCCTACAAGCATGAAAGCAGCTATTGATACACTAGATAGTATGGATGGACGCAAAATACTCATTTTAGCTGATGTTTTAGAATTAGGACAAAATAGTCAAACCATGCATGAACAAGTGGGTGAGTATCTAAAAGATAAATCCATTGATATTTTATTTACTTTTGGAGATGAAGCAGAATATATTTATAATAAGGGAAAAGCATTTGTTAAATACGCTAATCATTTTCAGGATAAATCAAATCTAATTAAAGAATTAAAATCTTTAGTAAAAGACAATGATAAGGTCTTAGCTAAAGGTTCACGTGGTATGAAACTTGAAGATATCGTTGAAGCATTAATTTAATATATAGAAATCGATTGTTTGAAGCATGTATCTTATTGAGATTATTTCCTTAAAAAGATGTCAATAAGATAACGTGCTTTTTTGCGTTATCTTTTTTCAAAGGTGTTAAACGCTTACATTAGGTGTTGTGCTATCTTTTGTGAGTGTTAATATTTTTATATTTTGACTAAAAACCATATTAAGTCCAAAATTGCTTTATTGCTATAATATTTTTAAGGTGGTACTATATAGAAGTTGATGAAACAAAAGTGAACATATATGCAAAAAAGTATATTAAGAAATAAACACGTAAAAAGGAGAATTATTTTGCAAAATTTTAAAGAACTAGGGATTTCGGATAAAACGGTTCAAACATTAGAAGCAATGGGATTTAAAGAACCAACACCTATCCAGAAAGATAGTATCCCTTATGCGTTAGAAGGAGAAGACATCCTTGGCCAAGCCCAAACAGGTACGGGGAAAACTGGGGCATTTGGCATTCCTTTAATTGAAAAAGTTGTAGGTCAACAAGGAGTGCAATCATTGATTCTAGCGCCAACAAGAGAACTTGCAATGCAAGTAGCTGAACAATTAAGAGAGTTTAGTAAAGGGCAAAAAGTGCAGGTCGTTACCGTATTTGGTGGTATGCCAATAGAACGACAAATAAAAGCACTTAAAAGAGGCCCGCAAATTGTCGTAGGTACGCCTGGTCGAGTGATAGACCATTTAAATCGTCGTACACTTAAAACACAAGGTATTCATATGTTAATTTTGGATGAAGCAGATGAAATGATGAATATGGGATTCATCGATGATATGAGATTTATAATGGATAAACTTCCAGCTGAGCAACGTCAGACAATGTTGTTTTCTGCAACAATGCCTAAAGCAATTCAAGAATTAGTACAACAGTTTATGAAATCCCCTAAAATTATCAAAACGATGAACAACGAGATGTCAGATCCACAAATTGATGAATTTTATACCATTGTCAAAGAATTAGAGAAATTTGATACGTTTACAAACTTTTTAGATGTGCATCAACCAGAATTAGCCATTGTCTTTGGCCGTACAAAACGTCGAGTTGATGAATTAACAAGTGCGCTTTTATCAAAAGGATATAAAGCAGAAGGTTTACATGGTGATATCACTCAAGCGAAACGTTTAGAGGTATTGAAAAAATTTAAAAATGATCAAATTGATATATTAGTAGCAACAGATGTAGCAGCTCGTGGTCTTGATATTTCTGGCGTTAGTCATGTTTATAACTTTGATATTCCACAAGATACTGAAAGTTATACTCACCGTATTGGTCGTACAGGTCGTGCTGGTAAAGAGGGGATTGCTGTTACTTTTGTTAATCCAATTGAAATGGATTATATAAGACAAATTGAAGATGTTAATGGTCGTCGTATGAATGCATTAAGACCTCCACATCGTAAAGAAGTGCTAAAAGCACGTGAAGATGATATTAAATATAAAGTTCAAAATTGGATGTCTAGAAGTAGCGAACCTCGTCTTCAAAGAATTTCTAGTGAACTTTTAAATGAATATGATAGTACTGAATTAGTTGCATCATTATTACAAGAGTTAGTAGAAGCGAATGATGAAGTAGAAGTTCAATTAACATTTGAAAAACCTCTTGCTCGCAAGAATCGTGGTAACAAAGGTGGTTTTAGAAGAGGCAATCATAAACGCAGTAATAGTAAATTTGATAATAAAAATAGACGTTCAAAAGGGTCTAAAGGGAATTCAAATAAAAAGAAAAACTCAAAAAAATACGATCGACGAGATAAACAAAATAAAGGATCAAAACAAACGATGAAAGGCCGTACATTTGCTGACCTTCAAAAATAATACATCAAAAGCCAGTTAAGTAGTGATGCTTAACTGGCTTTTAAAATGTAAGTATATATTAAAACATCATACAAATTTAATAACACTTAATGTCCTTCAATAAACAGTTATCTGGATTTAGACCTTAGTTGCTCTATGCTATAATGTGAGTAAATACGTCAAAGGAGTGCATATATGAATATTGATAGTACGTTTCATAAAAGTCCTAGAAATGCCCTAGAAATGCCCTAGAAATGCCCTAGAAATGCCCTGAAGTACTATTACATAACGAACAGTATTAGTTTTATTATATTATTAGCTATATTAAGTACACAATACTATTGTTGGTATACCTTTAAATGGTGGGATTGTATACCATATATTTTAATTGCACTCACAATAATAGCTTTTATTCATTGTTGTTTAGCACCTTTGGTTAGGTATAAGTTTCACTATTATAAACTAAAGGGGAATTTTATAATTTTAAAGCAAACTTTTTTCTTTAAGAAAGAAGAGCTTAGTAAAATTGAAAAATTACAATATGTAATAATTGGAACGAATCCTCTAGCTAAACTATTACGTCTAAAATCAGTTGAGTTCGTAACAGCAGGTCATGAAATGGCATTGCCTATGGTCTCTGAAAAAGAGGGTGAAATGCTTCAAAAATTAGCGTTAGAGCGATTGAGAGGTGTTACAGAAGATGTATAATCCACAAAAACTACACCCTGTTTCATATATTACTGGCTTAATTGATGTCATTAAATCTAATTTTATCGTTATCATTATATTTTTATTTAATATTAGAAATTTTAAGTTTGATGACCGTTCTTCTTATATTTGTCCTGGTGCTATGACAATAATATTTTTATTTTCATTTATTCATAATATTATTAAAGTGTATAACACACGTTACTGGATAGAAGATAATCATTTTATCCTCACAACAGGAGTATTTAACAAAGAGCGTAAAGAATTAAATATTAGCAGAATTCAATCTATTGATACGTCTGAAAATTTAGTGAATCAAATCGTGGGCGGAGTTGAACTTATTATTAAAACGCCGAGTGATGGTATAGAACTTGGTATAATTTCTAAGCAACAAAGTGAAGAGATGGAAAAAGAACTTAAAATGATACAACATCATTTAAATCTACATAGTGAAGATGAACCTATTAATGAGAAAGACATAGTTTCACCACAGTCTCAACATGATGTGCCTAAGCGTTCCATTTTCAAAATGACTTTTAAACAATTGCTTTTAATGGCAATGACAAGTGGTGCGATAGGAATAGCATTTGTCACACTTTCACCCATCATTGGCAGTTTCTCAAGTATGATTTCTTGGGAAAAATTTGGAAGAGAATTATCCTACATTTTCCAAACAGTTTATCTCATCGTCTTATTTATCATTGTTTTGATGTTGCCATTAAGTTATATAGTAGGAACGTTCTTAGTACTTATTAAATATTATGGTTATCAAATGACTCAACAAGGTCACCAACTAAAGATTCAATATGGACTTTTCACTAAAAAGAATGTCACAGTACCTACTGATAGATTGCAAGGTGTATTGGAACATCAATCGTATTTAAGAAGGTTATTTGGATATACATCAATCCATTTTTATATTACTAGTGATATAGATTCAACATCAAGTGAACCAAGTGATAAAAGAATGGTAGAATTGTGATTTTACCTTTTATCAAGCATACAGAGGCTTATAATGTCATTCAATTATTGGTTCCAGAAATGCAATTTATTTCTGTCCAACCAGGCATGCTATTAAAAGGGTTTCATCGTCATTTCTTGATACCTTCTATCATCTTAATGATTGCTGGTTTAATCGGGTGGTATTTCTGGTCAATCTGGTCATTTGTGATTGTGGGAGCAATTATAACATTATTAATTATTGCAGCTGTCCTTTATACTCGAGTCGGTGGCTATAGTGTTAATAATGAAGAGCTAGTTGTTCAGAAAGCTTCATTACTTAATATTAAAAGATATTATTTTAGAAACAACAAAGATTTAGGTATAAAAATAACTCAACATCCCTTACTAGAGAAAAATCATTTAGCAAATTTTAAATTTATCATTACTAAGGGTAATGATAATAAAGTAATTGGATTAAAATATAAACAAGCATCAAATGTTCAACAACTTAAAAAGTGGTACATGAGGAGTAATACTCTTGAAAT
Proteins encoded in this region:
- the cls gene encoding cardiolipin synthase; translation: MLEVFTMALHHSNIIINLILIGAFLLNLVFAFIIIFMERRTANSIWAWLLVLVFLPLVGFILYLLLGRQIQREHIFKLDREDKVGLEMIVDEQLEALKKQDFSKGNHQIVKFKEMVQMLLYNNAAFLTTDNELTIYTDGQQKFDDLIQDIHNAKDYIHIQYYIFHSDDLGKQLLTELEKKAEAGIEVKMLYDDMGSRDLRKKDLKQFRASGGHAESFFPSKLPLINLRMNNRNHRKIVIIDGTIGYVGGFNVGDEYIGKSKKFGYWRDTHLRIEGDAVNALQLRFILDWNSQSTRDNLSYDERYFPDVNSGGTIGIQIASSGPDEDWEQIKYGYLKMISSAKESIYIQSPYFIPDQAFLDSIKIAALGGVEVNVMVPNLPDHPFVYWATLKNVASLLEAGVNVYHYDNGFLHSKTLVIDDELASVGTANMDNRSFTLNFEVNAFIYDEGVALSLKQAFINDMKLSTKLTPESYAKRSNWVKFKEGISQLLSPIL
- the csoR gene encoding copper-sensing transcriptional repressor CsoR, which translates into the protein MTENDTAHHSEQTKANLKSRLNRIEGQVRAINRMIEDDVYCDDVLTQIKATRSALNSVATKLLDHHMKSCIMDKVNNGAQEEAMEELLVTFQKLIKD
- a CDS encoding Lmo0850 family protein yields the protein MKSPDKIQNVVKLLSSLGVNIKKTKSRLDIIQTLPTSNQVSHELK
- a CDS encoding FtsW/RodA/SpoVE family cell cycle protein, producing the protein MNYSSRQQPKKNWFRKIDWILVLVITLLAVISVILISSAMGGGQYSANFGIRQIVYYIFGAIVAFVIMLISPKKIKNNTYLLYVIFCVLLIGLLILPETTITPVINGAKSWYSFGSISIQPSEFMKIILILALAKTISKHNQFTFNKSFHSDLTLFFKIIGVSIIPMALILLQNDLGTTLVICAIIAGIMLVSGITWRILAPIFIAAMVGGASVILAIIFKPTLIESLLNIKMYQMGRINSWLDPYSYSSGDGYHLTESLKAIGSGQLIGKGYNHGEVYIPENHTDFIFSVIGEEMGFIGSVVLILIFLFLIFHLIRLASIIESQYNKVFIIGYVSLIVFHVLQNIGMTVQLLPITGIPLPFISYGGSSLWSLMTGIGVILSIYYHEPKRYREPVTLEATKIS
- a CDS encoding D-alanine--D-alanine ligase; protein product: MTKENICIVFGGKSAEHDVSILTAQNVLNAINKDQYQVDIIYITNDGDWKKKDNITHEITTTDELVLNDVEAGEISQLLNKGSSGQPYDAVFPLLHGPNGEDGTIQGLFEVLDIPYVGNGVLAASSSMDKLVMKQLFEHRGLPQLPYISFLRSEYEKYENNIIKLVNDKLTYPVFVKPANLGSSVGISKCNNEEELKSGIKEAFQFDRKLVIEQGISAREIEVAVLGNDYPETTWPGEVVKDIAFYDYKSKYKDGKVQLQIPAELDQDVQMTLRNMALEAFKATDCSGLVRADFFVTEDNQIFINETNAMPGFTAYSMYPNLWENMGLSYADLISKLIELAKERHEDKKKNKYKID
- a CDS encoding UDP-N-acetylmuramoyl-tripeptide--D-alanyl-D-alanine ligase; this translates as MINVTLQQIKNWISCEIDNQYLNQSIKGVTINSRKITKDMLFIPFRGENVDGHRFIAQAFKEGAGASLAKKGTQLNPDIQGPIIWVEDTLKALQNLAKAYLQHVNPKVIAVTGSNGKTTTKDMIESVLSTEFKVKKTQGNYNNEIGMPLTLLELDKDTEISILEMGMSGFHQIELLSNIAEPDIAVITNIGESHMQDLGSREGIAQAKSEITIGLKDQGIFIYDGDEPLLMPHVKKVHDAKLISIGLGKDNTYVCHIDDVETDGIAFTLNNNESYILPILGTHNMKNAATAIAIGHELGLSYNTIKNNIRNVQLTGMRMERHLTTDNITVINDAYNASPTSMKAAIDTLDSMDGRKILILADVLELGQNSQTMHEQVGEYLKDKSIDILFTFGDEAEYIYNKGKAFVKYANHFQDKSNLIKELKSLVKDNDKVLAKGSRGMKLEDIVEALI
- the cshA gene encoding degradosome RNA helicase CshA, with product MQNFKELGISDKTVQTLEAMGFKEPTPIQKDSIPYALEGEDILGQAQTGTGKTGAFGIPLIEKVVGQQGVQSLILAPTRELAMQVAEQLREFSKGQKVQVVTVFGGMPIERQIKALKRGPQIVVGTPGRVIDHLNRRTLKTQGIHMLILDEADEMMNMGFIDDMRFIMDKLPAEQRQTMLFSATMPKAIQELVQQFMKSPKIIKTMNNEMSDPQIDEFYTIVKELEKFDTFTNFLDVHQPELAIVFGRTKRRVDELTSALLSKGYKAEGLHGDITQAKRLEVLKKFKNDQIDILVATDVAARGLDISGVSHVYNFDIPQDTESYTHRIGRTGRAGKEGIAVTFVNPIEMDYIRQIEDVNGRRMNALRPPHRKEVLKAREDDIKYKVQNWMSRSSEPRLQRISSELLNEYDSTELVASLLQELVEANDEVEVQLTFEKPLARKNRGNKGGFRRGNHKRSNSKFDNKNRRSKGSKGNSNKKKNSKKYDRRDKQNKGSKQTMKGRTFADLQK
- a CDS encoding PH domain-containing protein, whose product is MVRYKFHYYKLKGNFIILKQTFFFKKEELSKIEKLQYVIIGTNPLAKLLRLKSVEFVTAGHEMALPMVSEKEGEMLQKLALERLRGVTEDV